One genomic window of Amphiura filiformis chromosome 3, Afil_fr2py, whole genome shotgun sequence includes the following:
- the LOC140147700 gene encoding uncharacterized protein — translation MFCDKTSGQVFHSRKGVTVASTLDRMIDTAVKLGDPDWRGSSERRKQSVPSNAYFNMPRHWETENLESKTVDEEAEGEGSSEDPSEEESSPMHTQKQHCLSGTHLKKHGNGKVHKVVRLNINARERRRMHDLNDALDELRSVIPYAHSPSVRKLSKIATLLLAKNYILMQANALEEMKRVVSYMNQSQMHASAAASAASPYFSSPPSYNSLLPAVPMVPPTEKPSGIVSINSDAVPLMPAIVNRRKQDKS, via the coding sequence ATGTTTTGCGACAAGACGAGTGGACAAGTTTTTCATTCTAGGAAAGGGGTAACAGTTGCTTCAACTTTGGATCGAATGATTGACACTGCCGTTAAACTTGGAGATCCAGACTGGCGAGGATCCAGCGAAAGACGTAAGCAATCTGTTCCTAGTAATGCCTATTTTAATATGCCCAGACATTGGGAAACCGAAAACTTGGAGTCGAAAACTGTTGATGAGGAAGCAGAAGGAGAAGGCTCGAGCGAAGATCCATCTGAAGAGGAATCATCACCAATGCACACTCAAAAACAGCATTGTCTGAGTGGAACTCATTTAAAGAAACACGGTAATGGTAAAGTACATAAGGTAGTGAGGTTGAATATAAATGCACGAGAACGCCGTAGAATGCATGATCTGAATGACGCTCTTGATGAACTTCGCTCTGTCATTCCATACGCACACAGTCCTTCGGTGCGCAAGCTCTCCAAGATTGCAACGTTGCTACTTGCCAAGAATTATATTCTCATGCAAGCAAATGCTTTAGAAGAAATGAAAAGAGTGGTTAGCTATATGAATCAGAGTCAAATGCACGCCTCGGCTGCAGCTTCAGCGGCCTCACCGTATTTCAGTAGTCCACCGTCGTATAATTCGCTGTTGCCTGCTGTACCCATGGTGCCACCTACTGAAAAACCCAGTGGTATAGTCTCTATAAACTCTGATGCAGTCCCTTTGATGCCAGCGATTGTTAATAGGAGAAAACAGGACAAATCGTGA